One Arachis hypogaea cultivar Tifrunner chromosome 18, arahy.Tifrunner.gnm2.J5K5, whole genome shotgun sequence genomic window, atgatgatgatgatgaaaaagaagaaaaaacagcaGCAAAAGATTAGGAGGAGGAagtgaaagagttttgaattatacataacttatcagaataaaaatacgcCAAATTTTCTTAACAATAgcataaatttcttagtttttacatcaaaattttgctacaacagaaatattttctttaatgattACGACATACAAACTGAGTtcgaaaataacacaaaaataacttaattatcaacaaaaacacatccaaatcaattttggatcagGCAACGACATCAATATGGCAAAAATTCTACGATAACGATAATAATAACGATGATAACGATAACGACGATAACTATAACGATGATaatcatgatgatgaagatgatggaagagaacgaaaaaaagaaaagaggagaagaaattccaatgagaaaagaaagaggaagaggaggaggtggtgttggtgatgacgataacgaaagaaaaaaataacaaaaaagaatgaagaagaagaagaacgtgcagcaagaagaaacAGGGGGAGCGAAGAAGAATGTGCGCGCGCGAGTTTAAATAACTTGTTGGACTTATTTGGTTAATTAACTTGTATATAGagatttattcaatttttaagaGGAATACGTAgtatttacaaaaataaatatttttaataaaagatattaTTGTATTAAAGTGATTCTCTATAAAAATGATATGTTTTAAGAgtattatcaatataattttcatttaaaaaaataccgAGTAGTATATTCTATTTATAAAATTAGTAAAGTTAATTTTGTGAAATTATACCCTAAAATTTTGACCCGTGCTTCAATTTGGCTCTTCCGTCATTTTTCGTCACCGGAAAATTGACCTAGCAATTTTAAATGATACATGGCACTGTCTAAACGATGTCGTTTAACGCTTGGGGCAGGAAATATTCAAAAACGACGTCGTGTGACATGAGGGAGGGGGTTAAACAAAAATCCAAACGCTAACCACTTCAAAAGTGAAACCTCAATTgacccttcttcttcctcctcctcttcttgtaTACGTCTAGtaaaaaaagattcattgttgtggTTATAACTGAAGTTTGAAGGTTTTCTCACTGGTTTCGTCCCCCTCCCCCCAGTGAAAACAAAGTACCTGAGAATTACGATTTCTTCAAAAACAGGTTAGTAACAAAATCGTTGCTCTCAACATACAATGCTATGTTTTTTGCAAAATGTTGGTTAAGgtttgtttttcgtttttttttttgctctacTTCATCGGTGAATCTTTGGGGGACATTAGTTGATTATGGTTTTTTGTGATGGTAGGATTCTTGCATGCTAgggtttatttttatttgtatgttTGTGACTGTGATCAATTGAATCTTTTAATTCTTTGTCCATTTGAACAGTCATTGATTCTTCATAACCATTTTAAAATGACATTCTTATTCCTTCATATCCCATTTTAATTCTTTGTTTAtaaatttttggttgaaattataaaaaatttattactgGAGCAATCATTGTTAGAGTAAGGGTATTACTGTACATGCCTAGTGAAATCAGTAGTGAGAGTTCTTATTATTATAAAAACTTGGTCTTGGTAGATCTCATAAGATATTCTTTACTGAACTCTCAAAAAAATTTTCACTTTCAAATATCTCACTATGTTTACCTTATAAattttttccctttctttagaTTTATCTAATCAATAATTCCAAaagcaaaatatttttttgctGAATTCCAAACAagagtttataattattattattaaagtatgGTAGTTAAAAGTAGCAAGTGTTAGTGCCAGCATTGTTAAATTATATTTAGTGAATATCTAGTATTAATATTtagatattagaaataaatataaaattaagtaattattttgagTAGAGATCAGAAGAGAAGGTGAAAATTctgataaaattaacaaaaagaagaaaggaaggaatCATATTCATACATAATGAGAGTTTGACATTaggcaaagaaacaaaataaaattgagagTATGAGTTCTTCTGAATGTTGATTGCATCCAAATACTTTGCATATTGAATTTGATATTGTTTTTTACTCTAGTCCAGAATCTCCATCAATGCAAGCATAGAACTTGAAAAAGTATGGTGCAAAAATATAAAACCAGTTATAGTGGTGCATAATAAATGTACTCATTGACCTATACATAGTTATAGTGCCTCTATCTCTGTATACCTCTCAAATTTTTATGTGGTTGTGTTGAGCCTGGGATATATGCCACCTCCACTTTTTTCTTTGCAATATAAATTACATATTTGATACATAATTTGTGTTGGTTTGAGAAAGGATTGCTAGACCCCAATTGAGCTGTCTATAATCTGAATTACTATTTTCAATATATTAAAGTTAGTGTAATTTTTAATCATTGTGTCTTTTTGAATCTTATTTGTAGATTGATGAAGGTATAATGATTGTATatcattataaaaataattttgtcacCAAACCAAATGGCAGTTTGGTTTATGATAATGATTACACTGATGAGTTGACTGGGTTGGATGAGAATTTACTAGATGTATTTTCATTGAGAGATTACTACAAGATCCTAGGTTATGATAACATGGTTGAGTGTTGGTGGCTTGTTCCTAGTAGTCCTATGAAGAGTGGACTACGGACACTAAGTTATGATAAAGAGCTGGTAAAAATATGCTTCTATGCAAAGAACAATGAGGAAAGAGTACACATATACTATGAGCAATTGAGCATAGAGTTTTTCAACCCATAGTAGATGAAGAAGCATCTGAATTGATAGAGTTAACACCAAATGCCGCTGGTGTAGAGAAGGATGTCAAAGGGGCCACACCTAACCCAAAGAATGATACACCAACCATTCCTTCCCATAGCAAATCACCCATCAACAGCACAATTGAAGACCCTTCCAACGCAACATCTAATCCCCCACCTCAATCTATTTTCACCTCCCGTTGAAGGAGATACCCCAACCAAAACCAGCACCTAAACCCACACCTAATCCCAGGCTAGCACCTAAGGATATACCTAAGTCCAAACCAGCATCTAAAGAGACACTTAAACCCACACCCAAACTAGCACCTAAGTCCAAGTCTACATCGAATACAACTAAGTCCACACCCAAGTCTAGACTCAAACCCAATCCAACACCCAAATAAGCATCCAAGCCCAATCCAACACCTAACTCAGCACCCAAATCTAAAGCCACTTCATCCAAATTAATTTCTACTGCAACCAGATCCTCTGCTAGACTAAAAGAAAAAGTGATGGGACAAAAATAGGGTACTGATAGCAAGACAGCCTATATAAGCCTCGATGACAGCAATGACAGTGACAGTGACTCATATGACTCCTACGAATCTGCAGAAGACAACCTATATAAGTCTAGACTACAAGACAGTTCTACTGAATCAGATATTGAAGGTGACTTATCTGCATCAAGGTTGAGAGAATTTAAGTTGGAGCATGCTCCAGGTGCTGCCTGAAAGAAGGGCAAGGAGAAAATAGTGGAGGAACATTGTACTCACCCAACCCATTTATTCACAGCCAAAAATCAAGAACAGGTAGTGATTAGTTTCTAATATTTGATTAATTGTTAACTGGTTTGTATTGGTTTATAATACATGATTAaatattggttttttttttttttaccaaagataggagactcgaacccgcaacctcttaattgagtatgaggagactatgtcatttgagttataactcattggcatgaTTAAATATTGGTTAGATCTAATTGATTGATACTATTTGATTATATATTGATTGGTTTTTATTGGGTTGTATTGGTCACTAATTATGTTAACAATTTTACAAGGTCTCTCCATCAGACCTACCTCCACCTCCACAACAGGTGACAAGGCCTGACAAGCTGCAATCTAAGAGGAAAACAACTTTCAAGATTGACCCAATGCAAGGAGCAAGTTCTGGGACAGCTGCACGCTTGACAGAGTTTATGAAATTCGTTCCCACCCCGGGCTTCAAACCACCAACAACAAAATAGAAAACGATTTGTAATGTTGACTAGAAGTTGTATAGGACATATTTTGTAGAGAGCATTTGATCAAActatatttttttgatattttgataCTCTGTTATGTAGGATAATCTGTTTTGGCTTAGCATATTTTAAAATTGTGTTATGTAGGATATTTAAAGTATGTTATAGATATTGCTATTGCTAATACTGTGATATTGACAATGATTAATGACTATGAATTACTAGATGAATGACtatcttttgttttttaataacgtattttgtcaaattttatacCTCCTCTTTCATATATTCTGAGTTTTAAACAACTTTCATGGGATACATCATTACCCAAGAAAACATAAAATCCCATTTTTATTTTGTCATTAAATACATAACAATGTTTCATTCACATAATTGATATCACATTTATATATATTTCATCCCACCTAATCCATAAGCTACAATCACAAATCCGAAAATAATGACAAACACAAACAACATAATATTCCACATTTTTAAGATTCTAATTTCAGCTTCAACTGCACTAATTTTTCATCCTAGGGATATTTTTTAATGGTATTCACTAACTGAAATTTTATTTCTGCCAACtatagcttcttcttcttcaacatctacCCATTTAAAAAAGCCGCACCATCTCTTATCGACAGTCTACAAAaccaaaaatctaaaaaaaaaattaagagaaagaaCAACTACAAAACTAACAAGAATTTGAGAAACAAGACACAATCAACTTGCAACAATTCAATCAACTCACATTATAATTAGAGCATCCATAAAATGGTCTCTCTGGATTAGAATCCGTCCCAAACCACCGAAAAATAGGACGCAATCTACAACCACACCAATGCAGAACCTTTTCACTTTTGTCACGGTGTGCATTCTTTACCCAACTACCATGCGAACGAGCTCTACTAGAACTACCTGAGCCTTGACTGCTGCTCCCTAACATCCTTTCCAACTCTTGGAGAGACTACTATAATTTAGAGGAATTGGGGATGCGCTAGGTTTTATATTCAAATTGTGAGGCATTAAATTGATGTCTTGAAAATTTTGGCCACGTCATCTAACTGTTACAGTGACAGGTGTCATTTAAAATTGTCAAGTCAGCTTTCCAGTGACGAAAAACGACGGACAGGCCAATTGAGGTACGGGTCAAAATTTCAGGGTACAATTTGAGTCAATTGAAAGTTTGAGGACTAAATTACGTCGGGAGTCAAATTTCAGGAactattttgagtattaactcaaaTTATTAACTATAAAATTTCGATGGTTGAGGTAGAGATGAATTAGTTACCTCATGTTACGGATAGTTTACCTAACAGAGACTCACATATAAATTGAGTTTTCTCAATTCCTTTTTTCATCAAGTCACcatagctaaaaaaaaaaaaatacttttctttGAATAGTTTGTTCCTATATATTTAGAGAAAAATGTATTCTCCTTTTGTCAAATGAGAGAATTATTATAATCTCCTTATAATAAAGATAAATTATAATTGACAAAGAAAGTTATTTagttttttctatattttatttctatttttccatCTATATATTTTAGCTaggtcatttgtttagtatttaatagTAGTATCAGGGttaaagattttttattaataattttttttgttacgagttactatttattaaaaatagaagCAAAGTATGATATTAGAAATTTATTGGGAATAATTTTtcttatgaaaattaaaaatataagaaaagaaaattgagtgGCAGCAATTGAAAGTAGACTCATTAAGATTACAGATAAAAAATGAAAGAAGATGAATGACAATGTCGATGCAAACATACTCTAGGCATTGGTTGATTTTGCCTGATCACGTGTAGGAAAGAAAaatataaccaaaaaaaaaattggaatgcTCTCACCAAATTATACTTAGGGATGACAATGAGGTGGGTAGGGAGAGATTTTTACTCTACCCGACCCCATCTCAAATACTACAATAAACTGTATAGAACCCATTCCATCCATACTAGTGGGTAGTAAAAGACTCCTAATCCGTCTCGCCCTTGTCATCATTAAAATccaacaaacaaaattaaatttcaaaatttatataatccTGATtgcatacataacataaattaaactaaaaatataagaaTGATGCAATGTCAAACaacatattattaattattttgttatgttttttacatatatataccgGGATGGGTAGGGGTGGGTATTCCAAAAACCCAACCACGCGTCGCTAAAAACTTGTCCCATACCGGATCGGGTAATTATCGATCCTAACTGGGTATGACGGGTCGGGTATCACAAGTTTAAGTAGTGTTGTTACTTGTTACTCCTAATCATATGAAGCTAAGTTACTTCACAACAAGATATTCTTGAAGGGATGACTTTATATCCTTCGAATGAGAAAATCCACATCAGTAATGGATCACATCAACAAGTTAAATACACTATGTTTCTAACTCTAATAATTGGATtacaaaatagcagaaaatgaaCGTATAGAGCTTCTAATTCGAAGTATACCAGATTCATATAATCAACTCATCATcaatttaactaataatttttttattatctttcttCTCATAATATGGCTGCTacaattcttgaaaaaaaaatttaggcgCAAGAATAAAGGAAGATAAATTGGAGAGCTCAAAGCAAGCAAAGACACTGTTGACTGACGAGAGAGAAACCAATGAAATATTGTTCCAGTGAAAACCAAAGTAGACCAAGTCACAAAGAAAGAGCAATTCAAATGCTACAATTGTGGCATGAGAGCACTTAAAAAAAATGTCGAAACAAAAAGAGTATagagaaaactttagaaaaatcaAATTCTCAAAAATGTGTTGCGAGTATTTCCGATAATGGAAAAATTCTGTATGACGAAGAAACAATTAGTTCTAAAGGTGTCGTTTTGACTTTTTTTGGGTGTCAAACGATAACGTTGTTTCACACTAGTTCAGCGTGACAAAAAAGTGCCAAATCATCACTATATTTGCTTTCAGAGATTATTATAATATCTGAAACTCAATCTCAGAAATCATTATAGTGCAATTGAAATAGGAACCAAATTGATAAAAAACGGTAAATATAAGAAACTACTAtaggaatttattattttatttacgtGACTTATCCCTCCTCTCTAGGTTATAATAACTTAATCTTACTAACACGATCACTAACTTAACTTGCTATTATGGTATGGCATGCTACTCTTATTCAGCTTTAACTTAAATaactatataaaaaaagaaatttagaaaagcAGTGGAAATCGTTGTCGGCCGAAACATGATAATGTCGATGGCTTGAACACCTTTTGAATGCTTATGTTATAacaaagcatcatatatcattatATCATTATATATCCTATATCAAATATGCAAAAATCTTAACACATTTGTGATTTGTTTGGTACAGTTCAAACCTAAGGAAATAAACAAACTTCAAAGGCTATTCATAATAATACTCTTATACTCATAATAATACACATTCTTCAGAGAAGCAAACACCAGTTAGTGAAGTCCACCACTTCTTCAGGTACTAGTTTCTCCCCATAAATTCCAACCACTGAGCTTTTTATCATGATTAGTGTCAACTGTGTTTTTTGACAAATAGCTTGCTCAAGTCTTCTGTGACGACATTTTTCCTggaaatataaaatgagaaattCATGAATATCagtaaatatttaaattgaaGAAATAGAGACATTTGCAGCTTCTGGATTATCTAAAACTTGCAGATAAATATACAGCTTGGTTGTAGGAATAGGctctagataaataatttaactcACCAAAGACTCAAATTTAAGTTAGCAATACCAATAAATCTCCTTATGAACCATAGATTTATTTATGACAAAAGGTGGGAAAAACAACTCAAGCAAAGGGAAATTGGATAACTCTTTTAATGCTTGTTCTGAAAACGAATTTCTACCCAGCTGTGTTATCAAAGAACTCAATGAGGAGACAATTTCTCTTTGACCATGTGATGATGCGGATGCATTGCATGATCCGCGGTCACTTTCTGACTTCATGCAGGATAAAGTTGGAAAAGCTGTCTGAAGAGGAGGCAACACTGGCTTTATCGACAAATACAGATAGCAGAAAGTAAGTAGAAAAGGAACTTCAAAGATAAATCATGGACAGCCAAAAGGTTTTAAGTTCTTTCATGTATCTAAGGAGCAGTACTGTTTTGTGTTGCCTGCTTTTGTCCTTGATTCCCCCCTTAACCCTTTCTTTGGGTTGGGGGGTCTGGCTGTGTCTACGATATTTTGGGAAGAgggaaagggggggggggggggggggttgtgTAGCTCGTTCTCTGTTTGTACTTTTTGTTCAGGATACAATTAGcttaagaaaagagaggggactGCGAAAGCCCTTTGTATTCTCGTCTAAGAACGAAACAATGTCATCCGGAGCACAAATTGCAAATTAGAAGTGAGAATCCCCTCGGATCCTATTTAAATCCTTATATTAAACCATTTGCAACTGAATTGTCGTAAGATCAAACCACGTCCTCAAAAACTCCGTAAACCTAAACCCTTCTGTAAGTCCTAGTTTATTGTACATGGTCGAATTATTTTAAAACAGAAACCTAGGAATAGAACAGTAATTTCAAAAGAGTGTTGAAATATACCAATTTTAACTAGGATAAATTTCAGTTACCTCCATTGAAATTTGTCCTAATTACATGGCGAATGCTAATAGAGTCAAAGTAATGGAGTGTAGAAAATGACTTTTGTGAAAAAAGATATATGTAGtccatttgaattttttttttaaaatataatggtTAACCTACCCCTATTCTCACCTCCTTAtcactcctcttcctcctccaccAAACTACCTTCAACCTTGTCTTGTTCACTCCCTTTGAGAAAACACACCAGACCCATATTATATTAGTAATACTAATTAGCATATCATTTAAGCTAACTAATGTGTGCAAATATCTAAATTGAACGTGAACAGAACCAAATGACAAAACACACTGGGCTGTTTAACAAGACATTGAATAAATCAATATATCAACGTAAACTTGAAGAATAACAAACTGATTAATAGGAACCTACAATTTGTTGATTGCATTTCCAAAATCAAATGAAAGAAAGGAATTAAAGgaagaagaagcaacagctgCATGTTGCTTTTGCAACTTATGAGGGTAAAGGGTATCAACTATCTCCTTGCAAATCCACAATTCAGACCTTTTACAACACTCACGATTCTTACTTTCTCATGGGATTTCCACTTCTTCTATTACCTATATGATATGAATCCTGTTAACTTACGATACTCTTAGCGCTCCATGATAAATCTCTTTATCTTCTAGACCTGACAAAAGGTTACAGTTTCTTGAATCCTCTGGTAGTTTTATTCGTAAATCATTTTTCCCACTTCCTAACTCATTCCTCAAATACAACTCTTTCTAGCTTGACAACCTATTTGCAAGTACCCTGATGTGTGTGTGGGACAAATTCATTGTGGCATATATGAAACCCTTGGAGTATTTCCTTTATGTGCAATTCTAGCATGCTCAATGACAAATTTTTTGACAAAAGTTTTATAGGATAAGACAAGAGATTTGGCATCTATGTTCTATAAAGCTCCTGTTGAAAGATTGAAAAACAATGATTTGTAGATAactcttttagttgtttttttcttttgtatagaCGAATTCTTAACCTCATCTAGGTTTAAAATTTCAGTCTAAAAATGACTCAATGTGAACCTTCATTCATTCGGGATCAACTATTTGTTTTCAATAAGATATAAAAAAGGACAAATAAATCAGCATAACTTCAAGAAAAAGTTAGCAACAAAGGATCGAAAAATCATCAAGGAGGGATTATCAAAAAACACGATAACATGtcactgctaagtgctaaccttCCACTAATCTGAGGTGGAACCAGCATACCACTTGAAGTATCTGGAACATTCCTAGTATGAACCATGTTTCCTCGGGGAACTTTGCTGCGAACAGCAGAGGAGGCCATTCCATTAGAGTCTCGCTTACGTGAAGCATTTTCAGCTAGAGCAGCAGCAACTCGAGAGGAGTGGTTGCTAGCATTCATCAGATTAGTTGAGGCTGCAGGTGAATT contains:
- the LOC112772127 gene encoding uncharacterized protein; translated protein: MSLVDYASSSDDDVEEPTEQERKEDQKPHLSQNDAPAAPPPQRNPNKSGSTSDQQPEKLSHSSSPLVEKLPDASLLLNSPAASTNLMNASNHSSRVAAALAENASRKRDSNGMASSAVRSKVPRGNMVHTRNVPDTSSGMLVPPQISGRKNVVTEDLSKLFVKKHS